One segment of Polaribacter huanghezhanensis DNA contains the following:
- a CDS encoding TrmH family RNA methyltransferase, whose protein sequence is MKYIESLQNPTIKNILKLQEKSRERKKNGLFVIEGKREISLAIKGNYSITTLLFCDDFLAEDELNTYSTSQTELLSVSKEVYQKIAYRNSTEGIIALAKMKIFSLNDIQFSTATPLILITEAPEKPGNIGALLRTADAANLDAVFIANPKTDMYNPNIIRSSVGGLFTNQIATGTSEEIIAFLKEKNIYSFATTLQNSNEYHKEDYTKATAIIVGTEDAGLSEVFRTAATQNINIPMQGEIDSMNVSVAAAIVLFEAKRQRNFN, encoded by the coding sequence ATGAAATATATTGAAAGTCTTCAAAATCCGACCATAAAAAACATTTTAAAATTACAAGAGAAGTCTCGTGAACGCAAAAAAAACGGACTCTTTGTTATTGAAGGAAAAAGAGAGATTTCTTTAGCAATTAAAGGAAATTATAGCATTACAACACTTTTATTTTGTGATGATTTTCTTGCCGAAGACGAACTCAATACCTATTCAACTAGCCAAACAGAGCTTCTTTCGGTTTCTAAAGAGGTGTATCAAAAAATTGCGTATCGAAATTCTACAGAAGGAATCATCGCACTTGCAAAAATGAAAATTTTTTCATTAAATGACATTCAATTCTCTACTGCTACTCCACTTATTTTAATTACAGAAGCACCAGAAAAACCTGGAAATATTGGAGCGCTTTTAAGAACTGCTGATGCTGCAAATTTAGATGCTGTTTTTATTGCAAATCCAAAAACGGATATGTACAATCCAAATATCATTCGTTCTAGCGTTGGTGGTTTGTTTACCAATCAGATTGCCACAGGAACATCCGAAGAAATCATTGCTTTTTTAAAAGAGAAAAATATCTATTCTTTTGCAACTACTTTACAAAACTCAAACGAATATCATAAAGAAGATTACACCAAGGCTACTGCAATTATTGTTGGTACAGAAGACGCCGGTTTATCCGAAGTATTTAGAACTGCTGCAACTCAAAACATCAACATTCCAATGCAAGGCGAAATTGACTCTATGAATGTTTCTGTTGCTGCTGCCATTGTGCTGTTTGAAGCAAAACGGCAACGAAATTTTAACTAG
- a CDS encoding amidohydrolase family protein → MKKQLIHSIMLLFLFVGNSFAQQTPAPKQTKAVSIEGATAHLGDGTVIDDSLIMFADGKITFVGSAKMKIARQGTIINAKGKHIYPGFIAVNTTLGLVEINAVKASSDEREIGTMNPHIRSLIAYNTESKVVETMRPNGVLMGQITPRGGRISGTSSIVQFDAWNWEDAAIKVDDGIHMNWPNSITFGRWWLGEDTGAKISKTYPKSIEEIEEYINDAKDYLNGSKSPKNLEFEALKGLFDTSQKLYIHVNGEREITDAVRFAKKYQLNIVIVGGDEASKVASILLKNNIPVVIKRAHLIPGNDDDNYDKSYKTAIQLVEKGITVTIGLGEGHVRMNDRNLPFNAGTFAAYGLDKEEAVKLITLNAAKILGIDDQVGSLAVGKDATLFISKGDALDMRTNIISDAFIQGRKLSLETHQTKLWKRYSNKYKNQ, encoded by the coding sequence ATGAAAAAACAACTTATACATAGCATAATGCTACTTTTCTTATTCGTAGGAAATAGTTTTGCACAGCAAACACCCGCTCCAAAACAAACAAAAGCAGTCTCAATTGAAGGAGCAACAGCGCATCTAGGAGATGGAACGGTAATAGATGATTCTCTTATTATGTTTGCAGACGGAAAAATAACTTTTGTAGGTTCTGCAAAAATGAAAATTGCACGGCAAGGAACCATTATCAATGCAAAAGGAAAACACATATATCCAGGATTTATTGCTGTTAATACCACCTTGGGATTGGTAGAAATCAATGCGGTAAAAGCATCTAGTGATGAACGAGAAATCGGAACTATGAATCCACATATTAGAAGTTTAATTGCCTACAACACAGAATCTAAGGTTGTAGAAACCATGAGGCCAAATGGCGTTTTAATGGGGCAAATAACACCTCGTGGCGGTAGAATTTCTGGAACATCTTCTATTGTACAGTTTGATGCTTGGAACTGGGAAGATGCAGCTATTAAAGTAGATGATGGGATTCATATGAATTGGCCAAACAGCATTACTTTTGGCAGATGGTGGTTAGGAGAAGATACTGGTGCAAAAATTAGTAAAACGTATCCAAAATCTATCGAAGAAATTGAAGAGTATATAAATGATGCTAAAGATTATTTAAATGGATCAAAATCACCCAAAAACTTAGAATTTGAAGCGTTGAAAGGATTGTTTGATACATCACAAAAATTATATATTCATGTAAACGGAGAAAGAGAAATTACAGATGCAGTCCGTTTTGCAAAGAAATACCAATTAAATATTGTTATTGTTGGTGGTGATGAAGCATCTAAAGTTGCATCCATTTTATTAAAAAACAACATCCCAGTAGTAATTAAAAGAGCACATTTAATTCCTGGAAATGACGATGATAATTATGATAAATCATACAAAACAGCGATACAACTAGTTGAAAAAGGAATCACCGTTACCATAGGATTAGGTGAAGGTCATGTTAGAATGAACGATCGTAATTTACCTTTTAATGCAGGTACTTTTGCCGCTTACGGATTAGACAAAGAAGAAGCTGTAAAATTGATTACGTTGAATGCTGCAAAAATTTTAGGAATTGATGATCAAGTAGGTTCTTTAGCTGTTGGTAAAGATGCAACGCTGTTTATTTCTAAAGGTGATGCATTAGACATGAGAACAAATATTATTTCTGATGCTTTTATTCAAGGTAGAAAACTGAGTTTAGAAACACATCAAACAAAATTATGGAAACGCTATTCCAATAAATATAAAAATCAATAA
- a CDS encoding amidohydrolase family protein: MKKTLLLFLFLSTLVVQAQEYFPTNLGVKTTKNTTVAFTNAKIYVTPTQIIKNGTLLVKDGKVVSVGKNVKIPHGAKTVDLSGKTIYPSFIEVYSNFGVKTPKAAQNTSRVRQYEANRKGYYWNDHIRPETNALLNFSYDEKKAKDLLKAGFGVVNTHLEDGIIRGSGLLVALNSNSTDAYRIIDTKSAQYLSFKKSNMSRQAYPSSFMGKTALLRQVYMDAKWYESGNAKNKDLSLEALIANKNLVQIFDASGDNFRAIRADKVGDENGIQYSFVGSGHEYENIQEIKNMHATMIIPVDFRKAYDVSNPFLANQLELNDMRRWNQEPSNLAVLAKNNVNFTITTNSLKSVASFQKNIQKAIQYGLDETKALEALTTIPAKLLGKSSEIGTLQSGRYANFLIASGPLFDPATKIYENWVQGDKHVISEMNPIDASGEYTLSYTNKNLNLSISGTPGSQKGALKNGATKLKSKFSFKDNWVSITMNNQKDASKFIRFIGTLDANKNAFSGTVVDEYGNESSWTAIKKKSSKKKSSKKKSSKKKKSKTTTPVVVPITYPNVGYGFASKPKQETILFKNATVWTGEKEGILKNTDVLLKEGKIAQIGQNLRARGAKVIDATGKHLTAGIIDEHTHIALFDVNEGGQNSSAEVTEEDDINPNDMNIYRNLAGGVTSGQLLHGSANPIGGRSAIVKLKWGETADNMVYKNAPKFIKFALGENVKQSRYQNGVRFPQTRMGVEQVFTDYFQRAKEYDALKKSGKPYRKDLEMDVLAQILNKERFVTSHSYVQSEINMLMKVADKFNFNINTFTHILEGYKVADKMKAHGVGASTFSDWWAYKFEVNDAIPYNAAIMHDVGITVAINSDDREMSRRLNQEAAKTVKYGGMTELEAWKMVTINPAKLLHLDNRVGSIKVGKDADIVLWTDNPLSIYAKAQTTIIDGTVYFDLEQDLAKRVAVKKERSLLMNMMLNEKNNGGKVQAPKKNVKRENTCETEAFEIN; this comes from the coding sequence ATGAAAAAAACACTACTATTATTCTTGTTTTTGTCCACTTTGGTTGTACAAGCACAAGAATATTTTCCAACAAACTTGGGTGTTAAGACTACAAAAAATACAACTGTAGCTTTTACCAATGCAAAAATTTATGTGACACCTACACAAATTATCAAAAATGGAACTTTACTCGTAAAAGATGGTAAAGTTGTTTCTGTTGGTAAAAATGTGAAGATTCCTCATGGAGCTAAAACTGTAGATCTATCAGGAAAGACAATCTATCCTTCTTTTATAGAAGTGTATTCTAATTTTGGAGTAAAAACCCCAAAAGCAGCACAAAACACAAGTCGTGTTAGACAATACGAAGCCAATAGAAAAGGCTATTATTGGAATGATCATATCAGACCAGAAACCAATGCTCTTCTCAATTTTTCTTATGATGAAAAAAAGGCAAAAGACTTATTAAAAGCTGGTTTTGGAGTTGTAAACACGCATTTAGAAGACGGAATTATAAGAGGAAGTGGCCTTTTAGTTGCTTTAAATTCAAACTCTACAGATGCGTATCGAATTATTGACACAAAATCTGCACAATATCTTTCTTTTAAGAAAAGTAACATGTCTAGACAAGCATATCCAAGTTCTTTTATGGGTAAAACAGCTTTATTAAGACAAGTATACATGGATGCAAAATGGTATGAAAGTGGTAATGCTAAAAATAAAGACCTGTCTTTAGAGGCATTAATTGCTAATAAAAATTTGGTTCAAATTTTTGATGCTAGTGGAGATAACTTTAGAGCTATTAGAGCAGATAAAGTTGGTGATGAAAACGGAATTCAATATAGTTTTGTGGGTTCAGGACATGAGTATGAAAATATTCAAGAGATCAAGAATATGCATGCAACCATGATCATTCCTGTAGATTTCCGTAAAGCATATGATGTTTCAAATCCTTTTTTAGCAAATCAATTAGAGTTAAATGATATGCGAAGATGGAATCAAGAACCTTCTAACTTAGCGGTTTTAGCAAAAAACAATGTAAACTTTACGATTACAACGAATTCTTTAAAATCTGTTGCTAGTTTCCAAAAAAACATTCAAAAAGCAATTCAATATGGTTTAGACGAAACAAAAGCCTTAGAAGCTTTAACTACAATTCCTGCAAAATTATTAGGAAAATCATCAGAAATTGGAACTTTACAAAGCGGTCGTTATGCAAACTTTTTAATTGCTTCTGGTCCACTTTTTGATCCTGCTACAAAAATTTATGAAAACTGGGTACAAGGAGACAAACATGTCATTTCTGAGATGAATCCAATTGATGCAAGCGGAGAGTACACCTTATCATACACTAACAAAAACTTAAATCTTAGTATTTCTGGAACTCCAGGTTCTCAAAAAGGCGCTTTAAAAAATGGTGCAACAAAATTAAAATCTAAATTTTCTTTTAAAGATAATTGGGTTTCAATTACCATGAATAACCAAAAAGACGCTTCTAAATTTATCCGTTTTATTGGAACTTTAGATGCCAATAAAAATGCCTTTTCTGGAACTGTTGTTGATGAATATGGAAATGAATCTTCATGGACAGCAATCAAAAAGAAATCGTCTAAAAAGAAATCGTCTAAAAAGAAATCGTCTAAAAAGAAAAAATCGAAAACAACGACTCCAGTTGTTGTTCCTATAACCTATCCAAATGTTGGTTACGGATTTGCATCAAAACCAAAACAAGAAACTATTTTATTTAAAAATGCTACTGTTTGGACTGGTGAAAAAGAAGGAATTTTAAAAAACACAGATGTTTTATTAAAAGAGGGCAAAATTGCTCAAATAGGTCAAAACTTAAGAGCTCGTGGAGCTAAAGTTATAGATGCAACAGGCAAACATTTAACAGCTGGAATTATTGATGAACATACTCATATTGCTTTGTTTGATGTAAATGAAGGCGGTCAAAATTCTTCTGCTGAAGTTACTGAAGAAGATGATATCAATCCTAATGACATGAACATCTATAGAAATTTAGCAGGTGGAGTTACATCAGGGCAATTATTACATGGTTCTGCAAATCCGATTGGAGGTAGATCTGCAATTGTAAAATTAAAATGGGGAGAAACAGCAGATAATATGGTGTATAAAAATGCTCCAAAGTTTATCAAGTTCGCTTTAGGAGAAAATGTAAAACAATCTCGTTATCAAAACGGTGTTCGTTTTCCTCAAACAAGAATGGGAGTAGAACAAGTATTTACAGATTATTTTCAAAGAGCCAAAGAATATGATGCATTAAAGAAAAGCGGAAAGCCTTATAGAAAAGATCTAGAGATGGACGTTTTGGCTCAAATTTTAAATAAAGAACGTTTTGTAACTTCTCACTCTTATGTACAATCAGAAATTAATATGTTGATGAAAGTTGCGGATAAATTCAATTTTAACATCAACACATTTACACATATTTTAGAAGGCTATAAAGTTGCTGATAAAATGAAAGCTCACGGAGTTGGAGCTTCCACTTTTTCAGATTGGTGGGCATACAAGTTTGAAGTAAACGATGCAATACCATACAATGCAGCAATTATGCATGATGTTGGAATTACCGTTGCAATCAATTCTGATGATCGAGAAATGTCTAGACGATTAAATCAAGAAGCTGCAAAAACCGTAAAATATGGTGGAATGACAGAGCTCGAGGCTTGGAAAATGGTTACTATCAATCCCGCAAAATTATTGCATTTAGATAACAGAGTTGGTAGTATAAAAGTTGGTAAAGATGCAGACATTGTTTTATGGACAGATAACCCATTGTCTATTTATGCTAAAGCTCAAACAACCATTATTGATGGAACTGTTTATTTTGATTTAGAGCAAGATTTAGCAAAAAGAGTGGCCGTTAAAAAAGAACGTAGTTTACTTATGAACATGATGCTAAACGAAAAAAATAATGGCGGCAAAGTTCAAGCTCCTAAAAAGAATGTTAAAAGAGAGAATACTTGTGAAACTGAAGCATTTGAAATAAACTAA
- a CDS encoding DUF3810 domain-containing protein, translated as MKNKKLTIYLSVLLVFQLVFVQLISKYPRFIEQYYSNGIYLFTSKLLRILFGWIPFSFGDLVIGFLVLVCFRFIYRLFTSKFKNLKQKSLQTIAFISILYSCFYWFWGFNYFREPLAKNLGYDQTKYTTEELTEVSKNIIQHLNEAQFLITKSDTVKVENPYSQKEMYQKALSGYATLAITFPQFEYRFSSVKSSLMSLLQTYNGTSGYFNPFTGEAQVNDRIPKTGYPTTVCHEMAHQLGIAAENEANFVGYLAALSNDDVYFKYAAYRMAFGYLISEVRKRDKTIFNTLINSVNKGVLTDFKESSAFWNQYQNPIEPLIKKGYNSYLKANNQANGIQSYNYVVDLIISYSNHSKKELDS; from the coding sequence ATGAAAAACAAAAAATTAACTATTTATCTTTCTGTTTTACTCGTATTTCAACTTGTATTTGTACAATTGATAAGCAAGTATCCACGTTTTATTGAGCAATACTACTCAAACGGAATCTACCTTTTTACAAGTAAATTACTGCGTATTCTTTTTGGTTGGATTCCTTTTTCGTTTGGTGATTTGGTGATTGGTTTTTTAGTGTTGGTTTGTTTCCGATTTATCTATCGTTTATTTACAAGTAAATTTAAAAATTTAAAACAAAAATCACTGCAAACAATTGCTTTTATTTCTATTTTGTACAGTTGTTTTTATTGGTTTTGGGGATTCAATTATTTTAGAGAACCCTTGGCAAAAAACTTAGGCTATGATCAAACAAAATACACCACAGAAGAACTCACAGAAGTTTCTAAAAACATCATTCAACATTTAAACGAAGCACAGTTTTTAATTACAAAAAGCGATACTGTAAAGGTTGAAAATCCATATTCTCAAAAAGAAATGTATCAGAAAGCACTTTCTGGATATGCAACTTTAGCAATCACATTTCCGCAATTTGAATATCGTTTTTCATCTGTAAAAAGTTCGTTGATGAGTTTATTGCAAACCTATAACGGAACTTCAGGATATTTTAATCCGTTTACCGGAGAAGCGCAAGTAAATGATCGGATTCCAAAAACAGGTTATCCAACAACGGTTTGTCATGAAATGGCGCATCAATTGGGAATTGCAGCAGAAAATGAAGCCAATTTTGTTGGGTATTTAGCAGCCTTATCAAACGATGATGTGTATTTTAAATACGCAGCGTACAGAATGGCTTTTGGTTATTTAATTTCTGAAGTTAGAAAACGTGATAAAACTATTTTCAATACATTGATAAACTCCGTTAATAAAGGCGTTTTAACTGATTTTAAAGAAAGTTCAGCATTTTGGAATCAATATCAAAACCCAATTGAACCCTTGATTAAAAAAGGCTATAATTCATATTTAAAAGCCAACAATCAAGCAAACGGAATTCAATCTTACAATTATGTAGTTGATTTAATTATCAGTTATTCTAACCATTCAAAAAAAGAGTTAGACTCTTAA
- the dnaB gene encoding replicative DNA helicase, producing MEETKFVPGKKVDKARIISLEKGKIPPQALDLEIAVLGAMMIDKKGIDDVIDILHPDAFYDKKHQEIYAAIYTLFQNSEPTDLLTVSQQLRKDGKLELVGGDFYLINLTQKVASSAHIEYHARIILQKYIQRKLISISSDIIETAYDETVDVFDLLDLAEGKLFEVTQGNLKKGSEDAGDLVKQALKKIQDISNQDGMSGLETGFSKLDALTSGWQPSDLIIIAARPGMGKTAFVISMAKNMAIDFGHPVALFSLEMSSVQLITRMISSETGLTSEKLRKGNLEAHEWEQLNVKVKKLSDAPIFIDDTPSLSIFDLRAKARRLVSQHGVKIIVVDYLQLMTAGGSAGKGGGNREQEISTISRNLKALAKELAVPVIALSQLSRAVETRGGSKRPLLSDLRESGAIEQDADIVSFIFRPEYYGVTEWDDDDHTPCEGQGEFIVAKHRNGGLENIRLKFTGHLAKFSDLEEGFSSEFQSSMNSVSPDQFISPKDAFGIEDDGGGDVPF from the coding sequence ATGGAGGAAACAAAATTTGTACCAGGTAAAAAGGTAGATAAAGCTAGAATTATTAGCTTAGAAAAAGGAAAAATACCACCACAAGCATTGGATTTAGAAATTGCTGTGTTGGGTGCAATGATGATTGATAAAAAAGGAATTGACGATGTGATTGATATTTTACATCCTGATGCTTTTTATGATAAAAAACACCAAGAAATTTACGCTGCTATTTATACCTTGTTTCAAAATTCTGAACCTACAGATTTATTAACGGTTTCTCAACAACTTAGAAAAGACGGAAAGTTAGAATTGGTTGGCGGCGATTTTTACCTCATCAATTTAACTCAAAAAGTAGCTTCTTCTGCACATATCGAATACCACGCTCGTATCATTTTACAAAAATACATTCAGCGTAAATTAATTTCTATCTCTAGTGATATTATAGAAACAGCGTATGACGAAACAGTTGATGTTTTTGACTTATTAGATTTGGCCGAAGGAAAATTATTTGAGGTTACGCAAGGAAACTTAAAGAAAGGTTCTGAAGATGCAGGAGATTTGGTAAAACAAGCGTTGAAGAAAATTCAAGATATTTCTAACCAAGACGGAATGAGCGGTTTAGAAACTGGTTTTTCTAAATTAGATGCATTGACTTCTGGTTGGCAACCGTCCGATTTAATTATTATTGCTGCACGTCCTGGTATGGGAAAAACAGCTTTTGTAATTTCTATGGCAAAAAATATGGCGATCGATTTTGGTCATCCTGTTGCATTGTTCTCTTTAGAGATGTCTTCTGTACAATTAATTACACGGATGATTTCTTCTGAAACCGGTTTAACATCAGAAAAACTGCGTAAAGGAAATTTAGAGGCGCACGAATGGGAACAACTAAATGTAAAAGTAAAGAAACTTTCTGATGCACCTATTTTTATTGACGATACACCATCGTTGTCTATTTTTGATTTGCGTGCAAAAGCACGACGTTTGGTTTCGCAACACGGCGTAAAAATTATTGTGGTAGATTATTTACAATTGATGACTGCTGGTGGTTCTGCCGGAAAAGGTGGCGGAAATCGTGAGCAAGAAATTTCTACCATTTCTAGAAACTTAAAAGCATTGGCAAAAGAATTGGCAGTTCCTGTAATTGCATTATCTCAGTTATCGCGTGCGGTTGAAACACGTGGAGGATCAAAAAGACCCTTATTATCTGATTTACGTGAATCTGGTGCCATTGAACAAGATGCAGATATTGTATCGTTTATTTTTAGACCAGAATATTACGGAGTTACAGAATGGGACGACGATGATCATACACCATGTGAAGGACAAGGAGAATTTATTGTTGCAAAACACAGAAATGGTGGATTGGAAAATATTCGTTTAAAGTTTACAGGACATTTGGCAAAATTCTCAGATTTAGAAGAAGGCTTTAGTTCTGAATTCCAATCGAGCATGAACTCTGTTTCTCCAGATCAATTTATCAGCCCAAAAGATGCTTTTGGTATTGAAGATGATGGTGGAGGCGATGTTCCTTTTTAA
- a CDS encoding asparagine synthetase B, with protein MKKLISILAFLLITNSLWAQFIYIPMSAENQKNHLKAYGIVFYSLQNGVKAKWLLNYDGGAFLIENNEAIIKECKIRGVSYQILSDAKAQIILQDISSPSKNQEAVTLEKAPKIAVYSPKDKMPWDDAVTMVLKYAEIPFDVIYDEEVLNDKLLLYEWLHLHHEDFTGQYGRFYGSFRAEPWYIERKQKSEALAKKLGYDKVSEEKLAVAKKIRDYVVGGGFMFAMCSATDSFDIALSAEGVDIAETMFDGDPSEPNYQAKIDFKKTFAFENYTLIRNPTTYEFSSIDMTRKRRIPKTSDYFYLQEYSAKWDPVPTMLTQNHTQLVKGFMGQTTSFDRNTVKPTVLVMGENKVNREARYIHGTKGKGMFTFYGGHDPEDYQHRVGDPKTELDLHPNSPGYRLILNNVLFPAAKKKKQKT; from the coding sequence TTGAAAAAACTCATTTCCATACTCGCTTTTTTATTGATTACCAATTCACTTTGGGCGCAATTTATTTACATCCCAATGAGTGCAGAGAATCAGAAAAATCATTTAAAAGCCTACGGAATTGTTTTCTATTCGCTACAAAACGGCGTCAAAGCTAAATGGTTGTTAAACTATGATGGCGGCGCATTTTTAATAGAAAATAATGAAGCTATTATCAAAGAATGTAAAATTCGTGGCGTTTCGTATCAAATACTTTCAGATGCAAAAGCACAAATCATTTTACAAGACATTTCTTCTCCGTCTAAAAATCAAGAAGCAGTCACCTTAGAAAAAGCACCAAAAATTGCAGTGTATTCTCCGAAAGATAAAATGCCTTGGGACGATGCGGTAACCATGGTGTTGAAATATGCTGAGATTCCGTTTGACGTTATTTACGATGAAGAAGTGTTAAACGATAAGTTATTGTTATACGAATGGTTGCATTTGCATCACGAAGATTTTACAGGACAATACGGACGATTTTACGGAAGCTTTAGAGCAGAACCTTGGTATATTGAAAGAAAACAAAAATCAGAAGCATTGGCAAAGAAATTAGGGTATGACAAAGTTTCTGAAGAAAAACTTGCAGTTGCTAAAAAGATTAGAGATTATGTTGTTGGTGGCGGATTTATGTTTGCAATGTGTTCTGCAACCGATAGTTTTGACATTGCCTTATCTGCCGAAGGCGTTGATATTGCAGAAACCATGTTTGATGGAGATCCGTCAGAACCTAATTACCAAGCTAAAATAGATTTTAAAAAAACCTTTGCGTTCGAGAATTACACGCTGATAAGAAATCCGACAACGTATGAGTTTTCATCCATTGATATGACTCGAAAACGTAGAATCCCAAAAACTTCCGATTATTTTTATTTACAAGAATATTCTGCAAAATGGGATCCTGTTCCGACGATGTTAACGCAAAATCATACGCAATTGGTAAAAGGTTTTATGGGACAAACGACTTCTTTTGATCGAAACACCGTAAAGCCAACAGTTTTGGTGATGGGAGAAAATAAAGTAAACAGAGAAGCGCGTTATATTCACGGAACCAAAGGAAAAGGAATGTTTACCTTTTATGGCGGACACGATCCTGAAGATTATCAGCACAGAGTTGGAGATCCTAAAACGGAATTGGATTTGCATCCAAATTCTCCAGGTTATCGTTTAATCTTAAATAATGTGTTGTTTCCTGCAGCGAAGAAAAAAAAGCAAAAGACATAA
- a CDS encoding transketolase, which translates to MSTTVQRLEIFTQQVRRDILRMVHAVNSGHPGGSLGCAEFITCLYQEVMDYATDFKMDGINEDLFFLSNGHISPVFYSVLAHTGFFKVEELATFRKLNSRLQGHPTTHEGLEGIRIASGSLGQGMSVAIGAAEAKKLNNDSHLVYTLHGDGELQEGQNWEAIMYASAKKVDNIISTVDLNGKQIDGATDDVLPMGSIKAKFEAFGWDVLEVKKGNDIPSILEGLAAAKSRTGKGKPVCILLYTEMGNGVDFMMGTHAWHGKAPNDEQLESALAQNPETLGDY; encoded by the coding sequence ATGTCTACAACAGTACAACGCTTAGAAATTTTTACACAACAAGTTAGAAGAGATATTTTACGTATGGTTCATGCCGTAAATTCAGGTCATCCAGGAGGTTCTTTAGGATGTGCAGAATTTATTACCTGTCTATATCAAGAGGTAATGGACTATGCTACTGATTTTAAAATGGACGGAATCAACGAAGATTTGTTCTTTTTATCAAACGGACATATTTCTCCAGTTTTTTATAGCGTTTTGGCGCACACAGGATTCTTTAAAGTAGAAGAATTAGCAACATTTAGAAAATTAAATTCGCGTTTACAAGGACATCCAACAACACACGAAGGTTTAGAAGGAATTAGAATAGCTTCTGGTTCTTTAGGGCAAGGAATGAGTGTTGCAATTGGAGCTGCTGAAGCGAAAAAATTAAACAACGATTCGCATTTAGTATACACGTTACATGGTGATGGAGAATTGCAAGAAGGGCAGAACTGGGAGGCAATTATGTATGCATCAGCAAAAAAAGTGGATAACATCATTTCTACGGTAGATTTAAACGGAAAGCAAATTGATGGCGCAACAGACGATGTGTTGCCAATGGGAAGTATCAAAGCAAAATTTGAAGCTTTTGGTTGGGATGTTTTAGAAGTAAAAAAAGGAAACGATATTCCTTCAATCTTAGAAGGATTGGCAGCAGCTAAATCTAGAACAGGAAAAGGGAAACCAGTGTGTATTTTATTATATACAGAAATGGGTAACGGAGTGGACTTTATGATGGGAACTCATGCTTGGCACGGAAAAGCACCAAACGATGAACAATTAGAAAGTGCATTGGCTCAAAATCCAGAAACATTAGGAGATTATTAA